One Dioscorea cayenensis subsp. rotundata cultivar TDr96_F1 unplaced genomic scaffold, TDr96_F1_v2_PseudoChromosome.rev07_lg8_w22 25.fasta BLBR01001921.1, whole genome shotgun sequence DNA segment encodes these proteins:
- the LOC120257175 gene encoding LOW QUALITY PROTEIN: uncharacterized protein LOC120257175 (The sequence of the model RefSeq protein was modified relative to this genomic sequence to represent the inferred CDS: deleted 1 base in 1 codon), with protein MTPRALNTRHAIDSCTLQLHAWKPFQLTSQTLAHDSPRPPFTPKKPCLSDRSTHPSPCPPDLDFSRLVLLDDPPPPPPPPSHLRWAPRKRRRRWSRSVSGRSSDRSGTRRASAAYATCSDFPLAAGGTDSSGELFNGEGSCWGSDASEVRVTRKEGKENGGSLERESSGSVMYQGGGGVSGATETQGNESGYGSEPGYRGDGELGYDDEIDEEEDDGRMLFWGERLGDSDQMDIVGENTFGEQKSHHRCRRKKQQDWRIIGPLR; from the exons ATGACTCCGCGAGCTCTGAACACCCGCCACGCCATTGATTCGTGCACGCTCCAGCTCCACGCTTGGAAACCCTTTCAGCTCACTTCGCAAACCCTAGCCCACGACTCCCCTCGGCCCCCATTTACGCCA AAGAAGCCTTGCCTCTCCGATCGCTCCACCCATCCTTCCCCCTGCCCTCCAGACCTCGACTTCTCCCGCCTTGTACTCCTTGAtgatcctcctcctcctcctccgcctcCCAGCCACCTCCGCTGGGCGCCGAGGAAGCGGCGACGGCGGTGGTCGAGATCAGTCTCTGGGCGCAGCAGCGATAGAAGCGGAACCCGTAGGGCTTCGGCAGCGTACGCGACGTGCTCCGATTTTCCCTTGGCGGCTGGGGGAACGGATTCCAGTGGCGAGTTGTTCAATGGTGAGGGGAGTTGTTGGGGATCGGATGCGAGCGAGGTGAGGGTCACGAGGAAGGAGGGGAAGGAGAATGGAGGGAGTTTGGAGAGGGAGAGCTCTGGATCGGTGATGTATCAGGGTGGTGGTGGGGTTTCTGGTGCCACGGAGACGCAGGGGAATGAATCTGGGTATGGGAGTGAGCCTGGGTATAGAGGAGATGGCGAGCTTGGGTATGATGATGAGATcgatgaggaagaagatgatggcaGGATGTTGTTCTGGGGTGAGCGATTGGGAG ATTCAGATCAAATGGACATTGTTGGTGAGAACACATTTGGTGAGCAAAAATCTCATCACAGATGCAGGCGGAAGAAGCAGCAAGACTGGAGAATAATCGGCCCACTGCGATGA